The following proteins come from a genomic window of Achromobacter sp. AONIH1:
- a CDS encoding ribbon-helix-helix domain-containing protein encodes MCEIFIRASEQSYAPETRSLRLHGVATSLRLEQLFWQVLEEIAGRDGMRVTQLIERLYDELIEYRGQAANFTSFLRVCCLRYQLLQAEGRIPLDAAVPIRSLNAKAVLEGLPATLYDAQPLPSRRRAAA; translated from the coding sequence ATGTGTGAAATCTTCATCCGCGCCAGCGAGCAGTCCTATGCGCCGGAAACCCGTTCGCTGCGCCTGCACGGCGTGGCCACCAGCCTGCGGCTGGAGCAGCTGTTCTGGCAGGTGCTGGAGGAAATCGCCGGCCGCGACGGCATGCGGGTCACGCAGCTCATCGAACGCCTCTACGACGAGTTGATCGAATACCGCGGCCAGGCGGCCAATTTCACGTCCTTCCTGCGCGTGTGCTGCCTGCGCTACCAGCTGTTGCAGGCCGAGGGTCGCATTCCGCTGGACGCGGCGGTGCCGATCCGCTCGCTCAACGCCAAGGCCGTGCTGGAGGGCCTGCCCGCCACGCTCTATGACGCGCAGCCGCTGCCCTCCCGGCGACGCGCGGCCGCCTGA
- the adhP gene encoding alcohol dehydrogenase AdhP, which produces MDKTMKAAVARAFGKPLAIEEVAVPRPGAGELLVKIEACGVCHTDLHAVEGDWPVKPNPPFIPGHEGVGHVVAVGAGVTHVKEGDRVGIPWLYSACGHCEHCLGGWETLCEQQQNAGYSVNGGFAEYALAAADYVGLLPANIGFVDIAPVLCAGVTVYKGLKMTDTRPGNWVVISGIGGLGHMAVQYARAMGLNVAAVDIDDAKLELARKLGAQVAVNARTTDPAAYLKREIGGAHGALITAVSPKAFEQALGMVRRGGTVALNGLPPGDFPLSIFDMVLNGVTVRGSIVGSRLDLQESLQFAAEGKVRATVATERLENINHVFDRMRSGQIEGRVVLDFA; this is translated from the coding sequence ATGGACAAGACCATGAAAGCCGCCGTGGCCAGGGCGTTCGGCAAGCCGCTGGCCATCGAGGAAGTCGCGGTGCCCCGACCCGGCGCGGGCGAGCTGCTGGTGAAGATCGAGGCCTGCGGCGTCTGCCATACCGACCTGCACGCCGTGGAAGGCGACTGGCCGGTCAAGCCCAACCCTCCGTTCATTCCCGGCCATGAAGGCGTGGGCCATGTGGTGGCCGTAGGCGCCGGCGTCACCCACGTCAAGGAAGGCGACCGCGTCGGCATCCCTTGGCTGTACTCCGCCTGCGGCCATTGCGAGCATTGCCTGGGCGGCTGGGAAACGCTGTGCGAACAGCAGCAGAACGCCGGCTATTCGGTCAACGGCGGCTTCGCCGAATATGCGCTGGCCGCGGCCGACTACGTGGGGCTGCTGCCCGCCAACATCGGCTTCGTGGACATCGCGCCCGTGCTGTGCGCCGGCGTCACCGTGTACAAGGGCCTGAAGATGACAGACACGCGCCCGGGCAACTGGGTGGTGATCTCGGGCATCGGCGGGCTGGGCCACATGGCGGTGCAGTATGCCCGCGCCATGGGCCTGAACGTGGCGGCCGTCGACATCGACGACGCCAAGCTGGAGCTGGCCCGCAAGCTGGGCGCCCAGGTGGCCGTCAACGCGCGGACCACGGACCCGGCCGCCTACCTCAAGCGCGAGATCGGCGGCGCCCACGGCGCGCTGATCACCGCCGTCTCGCCCAAGGCCTTCGAGCAGGCGCTGGGCATGGTGCGGCGCGGCGGCACTGTCGCGCTCAACGGCCTGCCGCCCGGCGATTTCCCGCTGTCGATCTTCGACATGGTGCTCAATGGCGTGACCGTGCGCGGATCCATCGTCGGCTCGCGGCTGGACCTGCAGGAATCGCTGCAATTCGCCGCCGAGGGCAAGGTGCGCGCCACAGTCGCGACCGAACGGCTGGAGAACATCAACCACGTGTTCGACCGCATGCGCAGCGGCCAGATCGAGGGCCGCGTGGTGCTGGACTTCGCCTGA
- a CDS encoding DJ-1/PfpI family protein → MSKTLLMLVGDYAEDYETMVPFQTLQAVGYAVHAVCPGKKAGESVATAIHDFEGAQTYSEKRGHNFALNYDFDRVEPSSYAGLVIPGGRAPEYLRLNDKVLDIVRAFDQAKKPIAAVCHGAQLLAAAGILKGRTCSAYPACAPEVRLAGGTYAEIAIDQAHTDGNLVTAPAWPAHPAWLAQFLAVLGTKITH, encoded by the coding sequence ATGAGCAAGACTTTGCTGATGCTGGTCGGCGACTACGCCGAAGACTACGAAACCATGGTGCCGTTCCAGACGCTGCAGGCGGTCGGCTACGCGGTGCATGCCGTGTGTCCGGGCAAGAAGGCCGGCGAATCCGTGGCCACCGCGATCCATGATTTCGAAGGCGCGCAGACCTACAGCGAGAAGCGCGGCCACAATTTCGCGCTGAACTACGACTTCGACCGCGTCGAGCCGTCCTCCTACGCAGGGCTGGTGATTCCCGGCGGCCGCGCGCCGGAATACCTGCGCCTGAACGACAAGGTACTGGATATCGTGCGGGCCTTCGACCAGGCGAAAAAGCCGATCGCGGCCGTGTGCCACGGCGCGCAGCTGCTTGCGGCCGCCGGCATCCTGAAGGGACGCACCTGCTCGGCCTATCCGGCCTGCGCGCCCGAGGTGCGGCTGGCGGGCGGCACCTATGCCGAGATCGCCATCGATCAGGCCCATACCGACGGCAATCTGGTGACCGCGCCGGCCTGGCCCGCGCATCCGGCCTGGCTGGCCCAGTTCCTGGCCGTGCTTGGCACGAAGATCACGCATTGA
- the ybaK gene encoding Cys-tRNA(Pro) deacylase produces the protein MSKARHVSETPATQFLKQNKVAYTEHTYDYVDHGGAGEAARQLGLDPHAVVKTLVMEDEAARPLIVVMHGDREVSTKNLARQAGLKKVAPCHPDVAQRHSGYQVGGTSPFGTRKRMPVWVEAEVLDYPVVYINGGRRGYLVGIDPKVLVSLLDAKPVTVALE, from the coding sequence ATGAGCAAAGCCCGCCACGTTTCCGAAACGCCCGCCACGCAGTTCCTCAAGCAGAACAAGGTGGCCTACACGGAGCACACCTACGACTACGTGGACCATGGCGGCGCGGGCGAGGCCGCGCGCCAGTTGGGGCTGGACCCGCACGCGGTGGTCAAGACGCTGGTGATGGAGGACGAGGCCGCGCGTCCGCTGATCGTGGTCATGCACGGCGATCGCGAAGTCTCCACCAAGAATCTGGCGCGCCAGGCCGGGCTGAAAAAGGTCGCGCCCTGCCATCCCGACGTGGCGCAGCGGCATTCCGGCTATCAGGTCGGCGGCACGTCGCCGTTCGGCACGCGCAAGCGCATGCCGGTCTGGGTCGAGGCCGAGGTGCTGGATTACCCGGTGGTCTATATCAACGGCGGCCGTCGCGGTTATCTGGTCGGCATCGATCCCAAGGTGCTGGTCAGCCTGCTGGACGCCAAGCCCGTGACCGTCGCGCTGGAATAG
- the xerD gene encoding site-specific tyrosine recombinase XerD translates to MTETRAPLASQADIDAFIDAVWLEDGLSANTLAAYRRDLTGFARWLEDPESYAREMADRYGEAAGGQALPAGPARTLAQAGKADIEAWFAFRHEETRAATANRRLAALRRFYAWALREHRAERDPCLTLEAAKQAPRMPKILSEAQVDALLRAPDLEQPRGLRDRAMLETLYATGLRVSELVGVRALDVSLNEGVVRVVLGKGGKDRLVPLGAEAAHWIDQYLARARPELAAGRVSDALFITGRGEAMTRQAFWQLVKKYAVLADVRAPLSPHVLRHAFATHLLNHGADLRVVQMLLGHADISTTQIYTHVARERLKALHAAHHPRG, encoded by the coding sequence ATGACTGAGACCCGCGCGCCGCTCGCTTCCCAGGCCGACATCGACGCTTTCATCGACGCCGTCTGGCTGGAGGACGGCCTGTCCGCCAATACGCTGGCGGCCTATCGGCGCGACCTGACCGGCTTCGCGCGCTGGCTGGAAGACCCGGAAAGCTACGCGCGCGAGATGGCCGACCGCTACGGCGAGGCGGCCGGCGGCCAGGCGCTGCCGGCCGGGCCGGCCAGGACGCTGGCGCAGGCCGGCAAGGCCGACATCGAAGCCTGGTTCGCGTTCCGCCACGAAGAGACCCGCGCGGCCACGGCCAACCGGCGGCTGGCGGCGCTGCGCCGCTTCTACGCCTGGGCCTTGCGCGAGCATCGCGCCGAGCGCGATCCCTGCCTGACGCTGGAGGCGGCCAAGCAGGCGCCGCGCATGCCCAAGATCCTGTCGGAGGCGCAGGTGGATGCCTTGCTGCGCGCCCCCGACCTGGAACAGCCCCGTGGCCTGCGCGACCGGGCCATGCTGGAAACGCTGTATGCCACCGGCCTGCGCGTGTCCGAGCTGGTCGGCGTGCGCGCGCTGGATGTGAGCCTGAACGAGGGCGTGGTCCGCGTGGTGCTGGGCAAGGGCGGCAAGGACCGGCTGGTGCCGCTGGGCGCCGAGGCGGCGCACTGGATCGACCAGTATCTGGCGCGCGCCCGTCCCGAGCTGGCCGCCGGGCGCGTCAGCGACGCGCTCTTCATCACCGGCCGTGGCGAGGCCATGACGCGCCAGGCGTTCTGGCAGCTCGTCAAGAAATACGCGGTGCTGGCCGACGTGCGCGCGCCGCTGTCGCCGCACGTGCTGCGGCACGCCTTCGCCACGCATCTGCTGAACCACGGCGCCGATCTGCGCGTGGTGCAGATGTTGCTGGGCCATGCCGATATCTCCACCACGCAGATCTACACCCACGTCGCGCGCGAGCGCCTGAAGGCGCTGCACGCGGCCCACCACCCCCGAGGCTGA
- a CDS encoding LysR substrate-binding domain-containing protein, with protein MRNGIPNLSALQAFEASARLGSFSRAAEELSLTHSAVYRQVASLEARLGVQLFTRVRRRIALTEHGAEYAGRIRHHLDQIEKDTFGLVSRTGMGRSIHIAVVPTLATTWLIPRLPDFQRAHPDITVSLSVRTLPFQFKDQPFDGALYHGDGLWPGTQGALLFPERELVPVCAPELAARITGRGAEALAGLTHLHLSSRPDAWRQWYAANQYLYGPQAAGGPRYELFTMVMAAVQAGLGVGLMPRFLAQPALDQGALALPVPQSLTVSQGYFFGYPQRSERSEALKLFEAWLQAAAAGVGAR; from the coding sequence ATGAGAAACGGCATTCCCAATCTGAGCGCGCTGCAGGCTTTCGAGGCCTCGGCACGGCTGGGCAGTTTTTCCCGCGCGGCCGAGGAACTGTCCCTGACCCATAGCGCCGTCTACCGGCAGGTCGCCAGCCTGGAGGCGCGGCTGGGCGTGCAGTTGTTCACCCGGGTGCGACGCCGCATTGCGCTGACCGAACACGGCGCCGAGTACGCTGGGCGGATCCGTCACCATCTGGATCAGATCGAGAAGGACACTTTTGGCCTGGTCAGTCGCACCGGCATGGGCCGCAGCATCCATATCGCGGTCGTGCCCACGCTGGCGACCACCTGGCTGATTCCCCGGCTGCCCGATTTCCAGCGCGCCCACCCGGACATCACCGTGAGCCTGTCGGTGCGCACGCTGCCCTTCCAGTTCAAGGACCAGCCCTTCGACGGCGCGCTGTATCACGGCGATGGCCTGTGGCCGGGCACCCAGGGCGCGCTGCTGTTCCCCGAGCGCGAGTTGGTGCCGGTGTGCGCGCCCGAGCTGGCCGCGCGCATCACCGGCCGAGGCGCCGAGGCGCTGGCCGGCCTGACGCACCTGCACCTGAGCTCGCGGCCGGACGCCTGGCGTCAGTGGTACGCGGCCAATCAGTACCTGTATGGTCCGCAGGCGGCGGGCGGGCCGCGCTACGAACTGTTCACGATGGTGATGGCGGCGGTGCAGGCCGGACTGGGCGTGGGCCTGATGCCGCGTTTCCTGGCGCAGCCCGCGCTGGACCAGGGGGCGCTGGCCTTGCCCGTGCCGCAATCGCTGACCGTCAGCCAGGGCTACTTCTTCGGCTATCCGCAGCGCAGCGAGCGCTCGGAAGCGCTCAAGCTGTTCGAGGCCTGGCTCCAGGCCGCGGCGGCGGGCGTGGGCGCGCGTTGA
- a CDS encoding thiamine pyrophosphate-binding protein: MAQQASRLGGHILVDQLVAQGVKHVFCVPGESYLAVLDGLHDADIQVTVCRQEGGAAMMADAHGKLTGEPGICMVTRGPGASNALAGVHIAKQDSTPLILFVGQIERGMREREAFQEMDYRAVFGTQAKWVTEIDQVERIPELVSRAFHIATSGRPGPVVIALPEDMLVEAAAVADAPRYAPIDAAPSVGQLADLEQLLAKATRPVAILGGSRWSEQAVQQFAAFAERHALPTSVSFRRQMLFPADHPCYIGDVGLGINPALLKRVADADLILLVGGRMSENPSQAYTLLDIPVPRQKLVHVHPDSAELARVYRPTLAINTSPAAFAEALAGLKAPAAPAWADDTRAMRESYLKWSDPAAIRTPGALQMGEVMAYLEKTLPADAIMTNGAGNYATWLHRFHRYTRYGTQLAPTSGSMGYGLPAAVGAKRVHPDKTVVCFAGDGCFLMHGQEFATAVQYDLPIIVVLVDNGMYGTIRMHQEKHYPGRVSATALKNPDFADYARAFGGHGERVESSEQFGPAFERALASGKPAILHCLIDPETISPSTTLARIRDAALQAKS; encoded by the coding sequence ATGGCCCAGCAAGCATCCCGTCTCGGCGGTCACATCCTGGTAGACCAGCTGGTCGCCCAGGGCGTCAAACACGTTTTCTGCGTGCCGGGCGAAAGCTACCTGGCGGTGCTGGACGGCCTGCACGACGCCGACATCCAGGTCACGGTCTGCCGCCAGGAAGGCGGCGCCGCGATGATGGCCGACGCGCACGGCAAGCTGACCGGCGAACCCGGCATCTGCATGGTCACGCGCGGCCCGGGCGCATCGAACGCGCTGGCCGGCGTGCATATCGCCAAGCAGGACTCCACGCCGCTGATCCTGTTCGTGGGCCAGATCGAGCGCGGCATGCGCGAACGCGAAGCCTTCCAGGAAATGGATTACCGCGCCGTCTTCGGCACCCAGGCCAAATGGGTCACCGAGATCGATCAGGTCGAACGCATTCCCGAGCTGGTCTCGCGCGCCTTCCACATCGCCACCTCGGGCCGCCCCGGCCCCGTGGTGATCGCGCTGCCCGAGGACATGCTGGTCGAGGCCGCCGCGGTGGCCGACGCGCCGCGCTACGCGCCCATCGACGCCGCGCCCTCGGTCGGCCAGCTGGCCGACCTGGAACAACTGCTGGCCAAGGCCACCCGGCCCGTCGCCATCCTGGGCGGCAGCCGCTGGAGCGAGCAAGCCGTGCAGCAGTTCGCCGCGTTCGCCGAGCGCCACGCGCTGCCGACCTCGGTGTCGTTCCGGCGCCAGATGCTGTTCCCGGCCGACCATCCCTGCTACATCGGCGACGTGGGCCTGGGCATCAACCCGGCGCTGCTCAAGCGCGTGGCCGACGCCGACCTGATCCTGCTGGTCGGCGGCCGCATGTCCGAAAACCCCAGCCAGGCCTACACCCTGCTGGACATCCCGGTGCCGCGCCAGAAGCTGGTCCATGTGCATCCCGACAGCGCCGAGCTGGCGCGCGTGTACCGCCCCACGCTGGCGATCAATACCTCGCCCGCCGCTTTCGCCGAGGCGCTGGCCGGCCTGAAGGCGCCGGCCGCCCCCGCCTGGGCCGACGACACCCGCGCCATGCGCGAGTCGTACCTGAAATGGAGCGACCCCGCCGCCATCCGCACGCCCGGCGCGCTGCAGATGGGCGAGGTCATGGCCTACCTGGAAAAAACGCTGCCGGCCGACGCCATCATGACCAACGGCGCCGGCAACTACGCCACCTGGCTGCACCGCTTCCACCGCTATACCCGGTACGGCACGCAGCTCGCCCCGACCTCGGGCTCGATGGGCTATGGCCTGCCCGCGGCGGTGGGCGCCAAGCGCGTGCATCCCGACAAGACCGTGGTCTGCTTCGCCGGCGACGGCTGCTTCCTGATGCACGGCCAGGAATTCGCCACCGCCGTGCAATACGACCTGCCCATCATCGTGGTGCTGGTCGACAACGGCATGTACGGCACCATCCGCATGCACCAGGAAAAACACTATCCCGGCCGCGTTTCCGCCACCGCGCTCAAGAACCCCGACTTCGCCGACTACGCGCGCGCCTTCGGCGGCCATGGCGAGCGGGTGGAAAGCAGCGAACAGTTCGGCCCGGCCTTCGAACGCGCGCTGGCCAGCGGCAAGCCGGCCATCCTGCATTGCCTGATCGATCCGGAGACCATTTCCCCGTCGACCACGCTGGCCCGGATCCGCGACGCCGCCCTGCAGGCCAAGTCCTAG
- a CDS encoding acyl-CoA dehydrogenase, with protein sequence MSSNPSFHWQDPLLLDQQLTEEERMVRDAAQAYAQDKLAPRVLNAFRNEQTDPAIFSEMGELGLLGATIPAEYGGAGLNYVSYGLIAREVERVDSGYRSMMSVQSSLVMVPINEFGSEAQKQKYLPKLARGEWIGCFGLTEPNHGSDPGGMETRAVKTADGYKLTGNKMWITNSPIADVFVVWAKCVGGDFDGKIRGFILDKGMKGLSAPAIHGKVGLRASITGEIVMDEVEVSAEQMMPGVAGLKGPFTCLNSARYGIAWGAVGAAEACWHTARQYTLDRKQFGRPLAANQLIQKKLADMQTEITLALQGCLRLGRMKDEGSAAVEITSIMKRNSCGKALDIARLARDMLGGNGISDEFGVARHLVNLEVVNTYEGTHDVHALILGRAQTGIQAFY encoded by the coding sequence ATGTCCTCGAATCCCTCGTTTCACTGGCAAGATCCCCTGTTGCTGGACCAGCAGCTGACCGAAGAAGAACGCATGGTGCGCGACGCCGCCCAGGCCTACGCGCAGGACAAGCTGGCCCCGCGCGTGCTGAACGCGTTCCGCAACGAGCAGACCGATCCGGCGATCTTCTCCGAAATGGGCGAACTGGGCCTGCTGGGCGCGACCATCCCCGCCGAGTACGGCGGCGCCGGCCTGAACTACGTCAGCTACGGCCTGATCGCCCGTGAAGTCGAGCGCGTGGATTCCGGCTACCGCTCCATGATGAGCGTGCAGTCCTCGCTGGTGATGGTGCCCATCAACGAATTCGGCAGCGAAGCGCAAAAGCAGAAGTACCTGCCCAAGCTGGCCCGCGGCGAATGGATCGGCTGCTTCGGCCTGACCGAGCCCAACCACGGTTCCGACCCCGGCGGCATGGAAACGCGCGCGGTCAAGACCGCCGACGGCTACAAGCTGACCGGCAACAAGATGTGGATCACCAACTCCCCCATCGCCGACGTGTTCGTGGTGTGGGCCAAGTGCGTGGGCGGCGACTTCGACGGCAAGATCCGCGGCTTCATCCTCGACAAGGGCATGAAGGGCCTGTCGGCCCCGGCCATCCACGGCAAGGTCGGCCTGCGCGCCTCGATCACCGGCGAAATCGTCATGGACGAAGTGGAAGTGTCGGCCGAGCAGATGATGCCCGGCGTGGCCGGCCTGAAGGGCCCCTTCACCTGCCTGAACTCGGCCCGCTACGGCATCGCCTGGGGCGCTGTCGGCGCCGCCGAAGCCTGCTGGCACACCGCCCGCCAGTACACGCTGGACCGCAAGCAGTTCGGCCGCCCGCTGGCCGCCAACCAGCTGATCCAGAAGAAGCTGGCCGACATGCAGACCGAGATCACGCTGGCGCTGCAAGGCTGCCTGCGCCTGGGCCGCATGAAGGACGAGGGCTCGGCCGCGGTGGAAATCACTTCCATCATGAAGCGCAACTCCTGCGGCAAGGCCCTGGACATCGCCCGCCTGGCGCGCGACATGCTGGGCGGCAACGGCATCTCCGACGAATTCGGCGTGGCGCGCCACCTGGTCAACCTGGAAGTGGTCAACACCTACGAAGGCACCCACGACGTGCACGCCCTGATCCTGGGTCGCGCGCAGACGGGCATTCAGGCGTTCTATTGA
- a CDS encoding TRAP transporter substrate-binding protein, protein MQGNPSQRLMACIAMAFIGHGAHATTTLTMATEYPATSMPGQGVSTFAELVRVKSGGEVIIEASYDAAKGIKSGDMIAAVQTRKVDAGDAFAGALAEKYPLFGVSSLPFLADSLAKARSLNKTARPAYEKLLAEHGQKLLYTTPWPASGIWSKRKIDGLATLKSLNIRAYDATSQDVLRKAGAQAQNISFADAMPRIASGEVNAVLSSGDGGAGRKLWEHLPHFAEINYAMPVSVATMNLQAYQSLDARARRAIDQAAAQTESEQWKRIDGRLRQNYANMRKNGVTINTKVPASVRKALKDAAAESVNAWKATAGPDAVAIIGQVGKR, encoded by the coding sequence ATGCAAGGCAACCCATCCCAGCGCCTGATGGCGTGCATCGCCATGGCATTCATCGGCCATGGCGCGCACGCCACCACCACCCTCACCATGGCCACCGAATACCCGGCCACATCCATGCCCGGACAAGGCGTGTCCACCTTCGCCGAGCTGGTGCGGGTCAAGAGCGGCGGCGAGGTGATCATCGAGGCCAGCTATGACGCGGCCAAGGGCATCAAGTCCGGCGACATGATCGCCGCCGTGCAAACGCGCAAGGTCGACGCGGGCGATGCCTTCGCCGGCGCGCTGGCGGAAAAGTACCCGCTGTTCGGCGTGTCTTCGCTGCCCTTCCTGGCCGACTCGCTGGCCAAGGCGCGCAGCCTCAACAAGACCGCGCGGCCGGCCTATGAAAAGCTGCTGGCCGAACATGGCCAGAAGTTGCTCTACACCACGCCGTGGCCGGCCTCGGGCATCTGGTCCAAGCGCAAGATCGACGGCCTGGCCACGCTCAAGTCATTGAACATCCGCGCCTACGACGCCACCTCGCAGGACGTGCTGCGCAAGGCCGGCGCGCAAGCGCAGAACATTTCCTTCGCCGACGCCATGCCGCGCATCGCCTCGGGCGAGGTCAACGCCGTGCTGTCCTCGGGCGACGGCGGCGCCGGCCGCAAGCTGTGGGAACACCTGCCTCACTTCGCCGAGATCAACTACGCCATGCCGGTCTCGGTGGCGACGATGAACCTGCAGGCCTACCAGTCGCTGGATGCCCGCGCGCGCCGCGCCATCGACCAGGCCGCCGCGCAGACGGAAAGCGAGCAATGGAAACGCATCGACGGCCGGCTGCGGCAGAACTACGCCAACATGCGCAAGAACGGCGTGACCATCAATACCAAGGTGCCGGCGTCCGTGCGCAAGGCGTTGAAAGACGCGGCGGCGGAATCCGTGAACGCCTGGAAGGCGACCGCCGGCCCTGACGCCGTGGCAATCATCGGGCAGGTCGGCAAGCGCTAG
- a CDS encoding MaoC family dehydratase has translation MKFAEFKDGMLIKAGPVIVTEAEILEFARKFDPQWFHTDPKRAAEGRWGGLIASGWHTCALAMRMAVDAALHDSESFGSPGLGEVRWRVPVRPGDQLRLDARVQGVRKSSSRPDLGIITWAWTVLNQHDEAVLELDATSLFDLSGNA, from the coding sequence ATGAAGTTCGCCGAGTTCAAGGACGGCATGCTGATCAAGGCCGGACCCGTCATCGTGACGGAGGCCGAGATCCTGGAGTTCGCCCGCAAGTTCGATCCGCAGTGGTTCCACACGGATCCCAAGCGCGCGGCCGAGGGGCGCTGGGGCGGGCTGATCGCCAGCGGCTGGCATACCTGCGCGCTGGCCATGCGCATGGCGGTGGACGCTGCGCTGCATGATTCAGAGTCCTTCGGCTCGCCCGGCCTGGGCGAGGTGCGCTGGCGCGTGCCGGTGCGCCCCGGCGACCAGCTGAGGCTGGACGCCAGGGTGCAGGGCGTGCGCAAGTCTTCCTCGCGTCCGGACCTGGGCATCATCACCTGGGCCTGGACGGTGCTCAACCAGCACGACGAAGCCGTGCTGGAGCTGGACGCGACCAGCCTGTTCGACCTGTCCGGCAACGCCTGA
- a CDS encoding acetolactate synthase large subunit: MNGADSLCDTLLANDVDVCFANPGTSEMHFVAALDRKPDMRCVLGLFEGVVTGAADGYARMADKPAATLLHLGPGLGNGLANLHNAKRARTPMVNVVGDHATYHVQYDAPLTSDVEGVARPMSHWVRRTLTAGAISADAAEAVAIARREPGNIATLILPADAAWTDLPAGASAPVIAARDAAPRTSAEAVRAAADAIRSGENTVLMLGGAALRGRALEAAGRIARATGVRLISETSNRRIERGRTRTPVDRLPYPIDLAVAKLKDARRLVLAGARAPVGFFAYPGKPSLLAPPDCAQVVLATQEQDLAQALEWLADELGIAADAPRLAAPVPTYEVPASGKLTGAAVNILVAHTLPEQAIVCDESITQGREFPLYSVSSAPHDWLMLTGGAIGIGLPLATGAAVACPDRKVVTLQADGSGMYTLQALWTQARENLDCLTIILANRSYATLHGEMKNVGVQEPGRNARRMLDLQEPSLEWVSLARGMGVDAVSVDTIEGFADALRAGLKRRGPFLIEALI, translated from the coding sequence ATGAACGGCGCTGACAGTCTTTGCGATACCCTTCTTGCCAACGATGTGGACGTCTGCTTTGCCAATCCGGGCACGTCCGAGATGCACTTTGTGGCGGCGTTGGATCGCAAGCCAGACATGCGCTGCGTGCTGGGCCTGTTCGAAGGTGTCGTGACCGGCGCCGCCGACGGTTATGCGCGCATGGCCGACAAGCCCGCCGCCACGCTGCTGCACCTGGGGCCGGGCCTGGGCAATGGCCTGGCCAACCTGCATAACGCCAAGCGCGCGCGCACGCCCATGGTCAATGTCGTGGGCGATCATGCCACCTATCATGTGCAGTACGACGCACCGCTGACCAGTGATGTCGAGGGCGTGGCGCGGCCCATGTCGCATTGGGTGCGGCGCACGCTCACCGCTGGCGCGATCTCGGCCGACGCGGCCGAGGCCGTCGCCATCGCGCGACGCGAGCCTGGCAATATTGCCACGCTGATCCTGCCGGCCGACGCCGCCTGGACGGACCTGCCAGCGGGCGCGTCTGCGCCCGTGATCGCGGCGCGCGACGCCGCGCCGCGCACCTCGGCCGAGGCCGTGCGCGCGGCCGCCGATGCCATCCGCAGCGGCGAGAACACCGTGCTGATGCTGGGCGGCGCCGCGCTGCGCGGCCGCGCGCTGGAAGCGGCGGGCCGGATCGCCCGCGCCACCGGCGTGCGCCTGATCTCCGAGACCTCCAATCGCCGCATCGAGCGCGGCCGTACCCGCACGCCGGTGGACCGGCTGCCCTATCCGATCGATCTGGCCGTGGCCAAGCTCAAGGACGCGCGGCGCCTGGTGCTGGCCGGCGCGCGCGCGCCGGTGGGCTTCTTCGCCTATCCCGGCAAGCCCAGCCTGCTGGCGCCGCCCGACTGCGCACAGGTCGTGCTGGCCACGCAGGAACAGGATCTGGCGCAGGCGCTGGAATGGCTGGCCGATGAGCTGGGCATCGCCGCCGACGCGCCGCGCCTGGCCGCGCCGGTTCCGACCTACGAGGTGCCCGCCAGCGGCAAGCTTACCGGCGCCGCCGTCAATATCCTGGTCGCGCATACCTTGCCCGAGCAGGCCATCGTGTGCGATGAATCCATCACCCAGGGACGTGAATTTCCGCTGTACAGCGTCAGCAGCGCGCCGCACGACTGGCTCATGCTTACCGGCGGCGCCATCGGCATCGGCCTGCCGCTGGCCACCGGCGCGGCGGTCGCGTGCCCGGACCGCAAGGTGGTCACGCTGCAGGCCGACGGCAGCGGCATGTACACGCTGCAGGCGCTGTGGACCCAGGCGCGCGAGAACCTGGATTGCCTGACCATCATCCTGGCCAATCGCTCCTACGCCACGCTGCACGGCGAAATGAAGAATGTGGGCGTTCAGGAGCCCGGCCGCAACGCGCGCCGCATGCTGGACCTGCAGGAACCGAGCCTGGAGTGGGTGTCGCTGGCGCGTGGCATGGGCGTGGACGCGGTCAGCGTGGATACCATCGAGGGTTTTGCCGATGCCCTGCGCGCGGGACTGAAGCGGCGTGGACCGTTCTTGATCGAAGCGCTAATCTGA